In Pseudovibrio brasiliensis, the following are encoded in one genomic region:
- a CDS encoding ABC transporter ATP-binding protein/permease yields MEKSLFQFIWKNSARYQVAILLVTLLSYPVSYILLDLPKTITNEAIQGSNFPVEFWGVQLGQIEYLAVLCILFLVLVVVSNCIKLYLNIYKGRLGERMLRQLRFELFQRVLRFRLPHFKKVSSGEIIPMITAEVEDVGGFVGEAFALPAYQGGMLVVQVGFIFMQDPLLGLAAISLYPVQGYIIPKLQQKVVRLSRQRVKNVRVIADKVGESISGISEIHSNDTSAWHSADLSDRLYRNFRIRFDIYNRKYFIKFVNNFMNQLTPFFFYFIGGYLVIKGQLSIGALIAVIAAYKDLAGPWKELLAYYQMTADVSVKYQTVVENFDPPDLYDKQRLLDDEMQAISGPLTFDKLGLSGVGTGQEVHGVSLVVEPGKPLAVAGIDGSGRAELLQMAAGLLSPTSGSVSINQTNFESMPEATLGRQIAYVGGHLHVWTGTIRDNLFYGLRHRPQETMEYEGSDLKKRQRQLKEAELTLNPFFDLKVRWEDLGQADAGSMQALEDKALELCKVAGFSRDLYLLGVETVIDQSYSEEVNCDLVPNLLAARKAFYEKIKGDASLQNLVEFWDPEKFNMSANLAQNLFFASPKEHFMTIEHVPTDPQISAFLKQTGFDVLLTDIGLKIATTMVELFADVSADSDLLNRYSFISREDLPEFGRIVNEQKGGQRRRLKDADKARLIALALKLIPAKHRLGVLDDEMRDKIVAARAQFIETVGKDNERFEFFDPETYLTTLSIEDNLVFGHARLDRRDARQKIQQVLQELVREQDLIVPIRRAAFDYHVGVAGAKLSSHQRRLICLVRALLKNAHIYILDETANSVSASDKELRADLKKLMSDKIFIFGVSNETVAEEFETAVHLENGRVIER; encoded by the coding sequence ATGGAAAAATCGCTTTTCCAATTCATCTGGAAGAACTCGGCCCGCTATCAAGTGGCGATTCTTCTAGTCACCTTATTGTCCTATCCGGTCAGTTACATCCTGCTGGATCTGCCTAAGACAATTACCAATGAAGCAATTCAGGGTAGCAATTTCCCGGTAGAGTTTTGGGGTGTCCAACTCGGGCAAATCGAGTACCTGGCGGTGCTGTGTATTTTGTTCTTGGTTCTTGTTGTCGTTAGCAACTGCATCAAACTCTACCTCAATATCTACAAGGGTAGATTGGGCGAGAGGATGCTACGCCAGTTGCGGTTTGAGCTGTTTCAGCGCGTACTCCGCTTCCGCCTGCCTCACTTTAAGAAGGTCAGCTCCGGCGAGATCATACCAATGATTACCGCCGAGGTCGAGGATGTTGGCGGATTTGTTGGCGAGGCCTTCGCTCTGCCAGCCTATCAGGGCGGCATGTTGGTGGTGCAGGTCGGCTTCATTTTCATGCAGGATCCGCTGCTTGGTCTGGCCGCCATTTCGCTCTATCCGGTGCAAGGTTATATCATTCCCAAGTTGCAGCAAAAGGTCGTGCGCCTGTCGCGCCAGCGCGTGAAGAATGTGCGCGTGATTGCCGATAAGGTCGGTGAGAGCATCTCCGGCATTTCGGAGATCCATAGCAACGACACCTCAGCGTGGCATTCTGCGGACCTGTCCGACAGGCTCTACCGTAACTTCCGCATTCGCTTTGATATTTATAATCGCAAGTATTTCATCAAGTTCGTCAACAACTTCATGAACCAGCTGACGCCGTTCTTCTTCTACTTCATCGGCGGTTATCTGGTCATCAAAGGTCAACTCAGCATTGGTGCGCTCATCGCAGTGATCGCAGCCTACAAAGATCTGGCGGGCCCATGGAAAGAGCTGCTGGCCTACTATCAGATGACCGCAGATGTTTCAGTCAAATACCAGACCGTTGTTGAGAACTTCGATCCACCAGATCTTTACGACAAACAGCGCTTGCTCGACGATGAAATGCAGGCGATCTCAGGACCTCTCACCTTCGATAAACTCGGTCTCTCTGGAGTGGGGACAGGACAGGAAGTTCACGGCGTTTCACTTGTTGTTGAACCAGGCAAACCTCTTGCTGTTGCAGGCATTGATGGATCAGGTCGTGCAGAACTGTTGCAGATGGCTGCAGGTCTGCTCAGCCCAACATCAGGCTCTGTCAGCATCAATCAAACCAACTTTGAGAGCATGCCAGAAGCCACTCTGGGCCGACAAATCGCTTATGTGGGTGGCCATCTGCATGTATGGACAGGCACAATCCGAGACAACCTGTTTTATGGTCTGCGCCACCGACCACAGGAGACTATGGAGTACGAAGGGAGTGACTTAAAGAAACGCCAGCGCCAACTCAAAGAAGCGGAGTTGACACTAAATCCGTTCTTTGACCTGAAAGTGCGGTGGGAAGATCTTGGGCAAGCTGATGCAGGTTCCATGCAGGCATTGGAAGACAAGGCACTCGAACTCTGTAAAGTCGCAGGCTTCTCGCGAGATCTCTATCTCCTCGGTGTAGAGACGGTCATTGATCAGAGTTATAGCGAGGAAGTGAACTGTGATCTGGTGCCAAATTTGTTGGCTGCCCGAAAAGCCTTCTATGAGAAGATCAAGGGTGATGCGAGTTTACAGAATCTTGTTGAGTTCTGGGATCCTGAAAAGTTCAATATGTCGGCCAATCTGGCGCAAAACCTGTTCTTCGCCAGCCCCAAAGAACACTTCATGACCATTGAGCATGTCCCCACGGATCCGCAGATCTCAGCTTTCCTCAAGCAAACTGGCTTTGATGTGCTTCTGACTGACATAGGTCTCAAAATCGCAACAACCATGGTGGAGCTGTTTGCCGATGTCAGTGCAGACAGTGACCTGTTAAATAGATACTCCTTCATCAGCCGTGAAGATCTGCCAGAATTTGGACGTATTGTGAATGAGCAGAAAGGTGGCCAGCGCCGTAGGCTGAAGGATGCGGACAAAGCGCGCCTCATCGCCCTTGCTCTCAAACTCATCCCTGCCAAACACCGTCTTGGTGTGCTGGATGATGAGATGCGGGACAAGATCGTTGCTGCCCGTGCTCAATTTATCGAGACTGTTGGCAAAGACAATGAGCGCTTCGAGTTCTTTGATCCTGAGACATACCTGACCACGCTAAGCATTGAAGACAATCTGGTCTTTGGTCATGCAAGGTTGGACCGCCGCGATGCACGTCAGAAAATCCAACAAGTTCTGCAGGAGCTGGTCCGTGAACAGGATCTCATCGTCCCGATCCGCCGTGCGGCCTTCGATTATCATGTGGGTGTGGCCGGTGCAAAGTTGTCCTCACACCAGCGCAGACTGATATGTCTGGTCCGCGCATTGTTGAAAAACGCTCATATTTACATTCTGGATGAGACCGCAAACAGCGTCAGCGCGAGCGATAAAGAGCTACGCGCAGACCTTAAGAAGCTGATGTCAGATAAAATTTTCATATTTGGAGTAAGTAATGAGACCGTCGCTGAGGAGTTTGAAACGGCGGTTCACCTAGAAAATGGGAGGGTTATCGAGAGATAG
- a CDS encoding cyclic nucleotide-binding domain-containing protein, with translation MTIDAEVQALSRVPLFEGLEPSKLRLLAFISDRMEFQDGEHLCHQGDDGDSAFVVLSGEVAVFVDENEVARVGQYAIIGEIAILCDVPRTATLRSVGTTHILAISKDDFLKLIAEFPKVSLEIMRVLALRLEKTTRELAQARPAST, from the coding sequence GTGACTATTGATGCTGAAGTTCAAGCTTTGAGCCGCGTCCCTCTCTTTGAAGGACTGGAACCGAGCAAACTTCGTCTCCTTGCGTTCATTAGTGATCGCATGGAGTTTCAGGACGGGGAACATTTGTGCCATCAGGGAGATGATGGCGACAGCGCATTTGTTGTCCTTTCTGGTGAAGTTGCTGTGTTTGTTGATGAAAATGAGGTTGCGCGGGTCGGACAATATGCCATCATTGGTGAGATCGCGATTTTGTGTGATGTACCAAGAACAGCGACGCTACGGTCGGTTGGAACAACACATATCCTCGCAATATCTAAGGATGACTTTCTGAAACTCATCGCGGAGTTCCCGAAAGTCTCATTGGAAATCATGCGTGTGTTGGCGTTGCGATTGGAAAAAACGACCAGAGAACTAGCGCAGGCTCGGCCTGCGTCCACTTGA
- a CDS encoding MBL fold metallo-hydrolase, with product MNEFSLKIWGVRGSTAAAGPETLRYGGETPCFEVRAGDVLLMVDCGSGARNLGKEMMKGPHRDIDLLFTHTHLDHICGLPFFEPAYDPNFRIRLTAGHFSDPCDLKDIICRIMSPPIFPVGANTLSAVSFKSFNAGDTLKKDNGLIIKTVALNHPGGACGYRMEYNGKAMCIITDHEMGSAHHDAAVLDFIRDADVVIQDGMYTSAEYPKYKGWGHSTWEHVVGICQRANVKTPVIFHHDPRRTDDELDEIGLAAQQMHPRAIVASEGMVFKP from the coding sequence TTGAACGAGTTTTCTCTTAAAATTTGGGGTGTTCGCGGTTCAACAGCAGCTGCTGGTCCCGAAACACTTAGATACGGCGGAGAAACTCCCTGCTTTGAAGTTCGGGCAGGGGACGTTCTGTTAATGGTTGATTGTGGGTCTGGCGCGCGCAATCTGGGCAAGGAAATGATGAAAGGCCCTCATCGCGATATCGATCTTCTTTTCACGCATACGCATCTGGATCACATTTGTGGTCTGCCCTTCTTCGAGCCTGCCTACGATCCAAACTTCCGCATCCGGCTGACGGCAGGCCATTTCAGTGATCCTTGTGACCTTAAGGATATCATCTGCCGGATCATGTCCCCCCCTATTTTTCCGGTAGGAGCCAACACGCTATCTGCAGTTTCCTTTAAAAGTTTCAATGCAGGTGACACCCTGAAGAAAGACAATGGCCTGATAATCAAAACCGTTGCGCTAAACCATCCGGGCGGCGCCTGTGGCTACCGGATGGAGTACAATGGTAAGGCCATGTGCATCATCACAGATCACGAAATGGGGAGCGCTCATCACGACGCTGCTGTCCTAGATTTTATCCGTGATGCTGATGTTGTGATCCAGGATGGGATGTACACCTCAGCTGAATACCCTAAATATAAGGGTTGGGGACATTCCACATGGGAGCATGTGGTCGGAATATGCCAGCGCGCCAACGTGAAAACGCCCGTGATCTTTCATCACGATCCGCGGCGCACGGATGATGAACTGGACGAAATCGGTCTGGCCGCTCAACAGATGCATCCACGAGCTATCGTGGCCTCTGAAGGGATGGTCTTCAAACCATAA